A genomic region of Magnolia sinica isolate HGM2019 chromosome 6, MsV1, whole genome shotgun sequence contains the following coding sequences:
- the LOC131247841 gene encoding ABC transporter G family member 14 codes for MSCVEEREAENPQKATNGLPDLEQGSVKTTESRNATVGSYPWMQFNIGSLHLYPVTLKFEEVVYKVKVGGHQQTGLWSLCMDGSGIESGEKTILNGITGMVCPGEILAMLGPSGSGKTTLLTALGGRLSGKLSGKITYNSQPFSSCMKRRIGFVAQHDVLYPHLTVAETLVFAALLRLPNTLTHADKVEHVEHVIAELGLGRCRNSMIGGPLFRGISGGEKKRVSIGQEMLINPSLLLLDEPTSGLDSTTAQRILSTVKRLASGGRTVVTTIHQPSSRLYHMFDKLILLSQGCPIYYGQASNALDYFSSIGFSTSVTINPADLLLDLAHGIAPDSMDAADQGDFNGDMEEKQKLVRENLISAYDKNIATRLKVELCILDVNNYNYKKEASTKNVAKAEQWCTSWWQQFKVLLRRGLKERRHEAFNRLRIFQVISVALLAGLLWWHSPISHIQDRIALIFFFSVFWGFFPLYNAVFTFPQERSMLIKERSSGMYRLSSYFLARTVGDLPMELALPTAFVIIIYWMGGLKPDPTSFILSLLVVLYSVLVSQSLGLAIGAILMDVKQATTLASVTTLVFLIAGGYYIQQIPPFIIWLKYLSFSFYCYKLLLGVQFTEDDYYECSKGVFCKVLDFPPVKSVGLTHLWMDACIMALMLVGYRLVAYLALHRVQVR; via the exons ATGTCTTGTGTAgaagagagagaggcagagaatCCACAGAAAGCTACAAACGGTCTTCCTGATCTTGAGCAGGGTTCAGTGAAGACGACAGAGTCACGAAATGCAACAGTTGGCTCGTACCCATGGATGCAATTCAATATCGGTTCCCTTCACTTGTACCCAGTCACTCTCAAG TTCGAGGAAGTGGTATACAAAGTGAAAGTAGGTGGTCATCAGCAGACAGGTTTATGGTCTCTGTGCATGGATGGGAGTGGTATTGAAAGTGGGGAGAAAACCATACTCAACGGGATAACCGGAATGGTGTGCCCAGGAGAGATCCTGGCGATGCTTGGTCCTTCAGGTAGTGGTAAGACCACCCTCCTCACTGCCCTCGGTGGTAGGCTCTCTGGCAAACTGTCCGGAAAGATAACTTATAATAGCCAACCCTTCTCCAGCTGCATGAAGCGGAGGATAGGGTTCGTTGCTCAGCACGACGTCCTTTACCCTCACCTCACCGTCGCCGAGACCCTTGTCTTCGCTGCCTTGCTCAGGCTCCCCAATACCCTCACTCACGCCGACAAGGTGGAGCACGTGGAGCACGTGATCGCGGAGCTAGGTCTGGGACGGTGTAGGAACAGTATGATTGGAGGTCCCCTGTTCAGGGGGATATCAggaggggagaagaagagggtaAGCATAGGTCAAGAGATGCTGATTAACCCAAGCCTGCTGCTGCTGGATGAGCCTACCTCGGGTCTTGACTCCACAACAGCCCAGAGGATCCTTAGTACAGTGAAGAGGTTGGCAAGTGGAGGAAGGACGGTGGTGACGACCATACACCAGCCATCTAGCAGGCTCTACCACATGTTCGACAAGCTGATCCTCCTATCACAGGGTTGCCCCATTTACTATGGACAGGCATCAAATGCCTTGGATTACTTCTCCTCCATTGGATTCTCCACGTCCGTTACCATCAACCCCGCTGATCTTTTGCTCGATCTTGCTCACG GAATTGCTCCAGACTCCATGGATGCGGCCGATCAAGGGGATTTCAATGGTGACATGGAAGAAAAGCAGAAGCTGGTGAGGGAGAATCTCATATCAGCTTATGACAAGAACATTGCTACGAGATTGAAGGTTGAGCTCTGCATTTTGGACGTAAATAACTACAACTATAAGAAAGAAGCATCTACAA AGAATGTAGCAAAAGCAGAACAATGGTGCACAAGCTGGTGGCAGCAGTTTAAGGTGCTGCTGAGGAGAGGGTTAAAGGAGAGAAGGCATGAAGCCTTCAACAGACTGAGGATCTTCCAAGTCATAAGTGTCGCTCTACTGGCTGGTCTCTTGTGGTGGCACTCTCCAATTTCCCACATCCAAGATCGG ATTgcattgatcttcttcttctctgtATTCTGGGGCTTCTTCCCACTCTACAATGCCGTCTTCACGTTCCCACAAGAAAGATCCATGCTCATCAAGGAACGCTCCTCTGGCATGTACCGCCTCTCCTCCTATTTCCTAGCCAGGACAGTTGGAGATTTGCCAATGGAGCTCGCACTTCCCACTGCATTTGTCATCATAATCTACTGGATGGGTGGACTCAAACCTGACCCCACTTCCTTCATCCTCTCCCTCCTTGTCGTCCTCTACAGTGTCCTTGTCTCCCAGAGCCTTGGCCTTGCCATTGGTGCTATCCTCATGGATGTCAAACAGGCCACCACCCTGGCCTCTGTCACCACACTCGTCTTCCTCATTGCTGGGGGCTACTACATACAACAGATCCCTCCCTTCATCATATGGTTGAAATACCTGAGCTTCAGTTTCTACTGCTACAAGCTTCTCCTTGGGGTTCAATTCACGGAGGATGACTACTACGAGTGTTCAAAAGGGGTCTTTTGCAAAGTGTTGGATTTTCCACCTGTTAAGTCAGTGGGCCTAACTCACCTGTGGATGGATGCATGTATCATGGCCTTAATGTTGGTTGGTTATAGGCTCGTGGCTTATTTAGCCTTGCACCGAGTTCAGGTTAGGTAG